The DNA window GCTTTGATGCCATTGCCGGACTCGATCATGCCAGCTTGCTGCTGCAGGAGCTGGGCCCGGAAACCATCCGGCGTTTCAGCCGCCAGTTGCAGTCCGCCGGCAGCGAAGCCGGAGACTATCTGTGGATGCCGGTGCATCCCTGGCAGTGGCAGCACAAGATCGCCACCGCCTTCGCCGCCGATATCGCCCGGCGTGACATCATTCCGCTGGGCCTGGGCGAGGATCGCTACCAGGCCCAGCAATCGATCCGGACCTGGTTCAACCGCAGCCATCCGCAGCGCGCCTACGTCAAGACGGCCTTGTCCATCCTCAATATGGGCTTTATGCGTGGTCTGTCCGCCGAATACATGGTCAGCACACCGGCCATCAACCAATGGCTGGCCCGCCTGATCCATCAGGATCCGGTGCTGCGCCAACTGGAGTTCGATATCCTCAGAGAGGTCGCTGCCATCGGCTATCGACAGCCGCAATACCAGCAGGCCACGTCGGCGGGATCAGCTTATCGCAAGATGCTGGCCGCCTTGTGGCGGGAAAGTCCGGTGCCGCGCCTGCAAGCCGGCCAGCGACTGATGACGATGGCGGCACTGCTGCATCTGGATCGCCATGGCCAGTCGCTGCTCGCCGCTCTGGTGCAAGCCTCCGGCCTGACCCCGGAAGCGTGGCTGGAAAGTTATCTGCATGCCTGGCTAAGCCCCCTGCTGCACTGTTTCTTCGCCTACGGGCTGGTCTTCATGCCCCACGGGGAGAACGTGATTCTGGTGCTGGAACAGCACGCGGTATGCCGGATCTGGATGAAGGATATCGGCGAGGAGATCGCGGTCATGGATCCGGAACAGATCCTGCCTCCTGCGGTGCAGCGGATCGCCGTGCAAGTACCGGACGCCTTGCAGCCCTTGTCGATCTTCACCGATATGCTGGACGGATTTCTGCGCTTCATGGCACCGATCATGGACGTCCATCTCGACTACCCTGAAGACCGTTTCTGGACGGCCGTCGCCAACTGCGTCCATCGCTACCAGCAGGCGCATCCCGAGCGGGCCGCTCGCTTTGCGGCCAGTGATCTGTTTGTACCGCAGTTTCCGCGCTCCTGCCTGAACCGTCTGCAATTGAGGAACAACCTCCAGATGGTCGACCTCGCCGATCCGGCGGGCAGCCTGCAGCTGGCCGGTCAATTGCCCAACCCGATAGCGGGGATCCGCCCGCCGTCACCTGCCCCGGGAGTCCCAGTTCATGGATAGATCTGCAAGCCCCCAGACCCGACGACATCACCACCTGCTGAGCCTGCTGGCCGTGCTGCTGGCCAGCCAGGGCACGGCGGCGGAAACCAAGGTCGAGAACCCGACCGAACGTCCCGCGGCCAGCCGCAAGGCGCCTCGCCTGGAAACGATCGACGTGCTCGGCCATGTGCACAGCTATGTCGCCACCGACAGCGAGGCCGCGACCAAGACCCCCACGCCGCTGCTGGAAACCCCGCAGACCGTGTCGGTGATCACCCGTCAGCAGATGGATGACCAGGGCATCCAGAACCTGGGCGACGCCCTGCTGTATACCGCCGGCACTTTTACCGGCCTGGTCGGTTCAGCCACCCGCTTCGACTATGTGGCCTTGCGCGGCTTCAACGATGGCGAGACCGACAATACCGTGATGGATGGCCTGAAGCTGCTCAGTGATGCCGGCGGCTACAGTTCGATGCAGGTGGATCCCTATTTTCTGGAACGG is part of the Frateuria aurantia DSM 6220 genome and encodes:
- a CDS encoding IucA/IucC family protein, which codes for MTKDAAMDGSSTATSIRHLDPAHWEMANRQLLAKALAEFSHEDLLHPLPSTAGSSGDEYRLGTPDGLVLYRFRARRYALAHWRVDPASLCRTKAGQTAPIELMEFLLEFREMLGLGPEVLPVYMEEISSTLAAACYQLEYPALDAPALAMADFQSIEAGMREGHPAFVANHGRVGFGLDDHQRYAPESARPQSLLWLAVHRRHARFDAIAGLDHASLLLQELGPETIRRFSRQLQSAGSEAGDYLWMPVHPWQWQHKIATAFAADIARRDIIPLGLGEDRYQAQQSIRTWFNRSHPQRAYVKTALSILNMGFMRGLSAEYMVSTPAINQWLARLIHQDPVLRQLEFDILREVAAIGYRQPQYQQATSAGSAYRKMLAALWRESPVPRLQAGQRLMTMAALLHLDRHGQSLLAALVQASGLTPEAWLESYLHAWLSPLLHCFFAYGLVFMPHGENVILVLEQHAVCRIWMKDIGEEIAVMDPEQILPPAVQRIAVQVPDALQPLSIFTDMLDGFLRFMAPIMDVHLDYPEDRFWTAVANCVHRYQQAHPERAARFAASDLFVPQFPRSCLNRLQLRNNLQMVDLADPAGSLQLAGQLPNPIAGIRPPSPAPGVPVHG